In Mycobacterium sp. Aquia_216, a genomic segment contains:
- a CDS encoding alpha/beta fold hydrolase, with translation MNDPSGRHVTQIEHGGESIYAESTGAGEVVVLCHGLGGNHAIWWRQINAFARHHRVITWDQRGFGNSTARSGRTGIDEAADDLVAVLDALDVERTHLVGQSMGAFVALRVALEHPERTASLVLSTTLAGADPRHTRALRAAVPKRPRRDEHPVVSAAFSVADPDLVVLYNLISSFGTKPPVEAMLESMAAQQFSDSELAALSLPVLFLAAADDVLCPPDVMRSAAARVPSSTTRVLANAAHSAYFECPDAWTTAVLEFIDSSPSASGDSSRQRRETHVH, from the coding sequence ATGAACGACCCCAGTGGACGTCACGTCACGCAGATCGAGCACGGCGGAGAGAGCATCTACGCCGAGTCAACCGGTGCGGGCGAAGTCGTTGTCCTCTGCCACGGATTGGGTGGCAATCACGCGATCTGGTGGCGACAGATCAACGCATTCGCTCGCCACCATCGCGTAATCACCTGGGATCAGCGTGGATTCGGCAACTCCACCGCGCGCTCCGGGCGGACCGGCATCGACGAAGCGGCCGATGACCTGGTGGCGGTCCTTGATGCGTTGGACGTCGAGCGGACGCACCTGGTGGGCCAGTCGATGGGAGCGTTCGTCGCACTTCGCGTCGCACTCGAACACCCGGAACGTACGGCGTCACTGGTGCTGTCGACGACACTGGCCGGGGCGGACCCCCGCCATACGCGGGCATTGCGCGCGGCCGTCCCGAAACGTCCGAGGCGCGACGAACATCCCGTCGTGTCGGCGGCGTTCTCCGTCGCCGACCCCGACCTGGTGGTGTTGTACAACCTGATCTCCAGCTTCGGTACCAAACCACCGGTCGAGGCCATGCTCGAATCGATGGCAGCGCAACAGTTCTCCGACAGTGAACTCGCCGCACTCAGCCTCCCGGTGCTGTTCCTGGCGGCCGCCGACGATGTCTTGTGTCCACCAGACGTCATGCGCAGCGCCGCCGCGCGGGTGCCGTCGTCGACCACCCGAGTGCTGGCCAACGCTGCCCATTCGGCGTACTTCGAATGCCCGGACGCCTGGACGACAGCAGTTCTCGAATTCATCGATTCATCGCCCAGCGCCAGTGGTGATTCATCGCGGCAGCGAAGGGAGACCCATGTCCATTGA
- a CDS encoding nuclear transport factor 2 family protein, translated as MGRREVDEVVAQADNREVVGLFFAALSGGRYDDARRMLTTDATWWMLSKRDYVDPATWFAGFQAFFPRGLAFDIEGLTNEGSRIAVRACAAAVTANGRNFDNAFHFLFEIADNKIVAAWEYGDTLHAERVFRG; from the coding sequence GTGGGGAGACGAGAGGTCGACGAGGTGGTGGCTCAGGCGGACAACCGCGAGGTTGTCGGGTTGTTCTTTGCGGCTCTGTCCGGCGGTCGCTACGACGACGCGAGACGGATGCTCACCACCGATGCCACCTGGTGGATGCTGTCCAAGCGCGACTACGTCGACCCTGCAACCTGGTTCGCGGGATTCCAAGCGTTCTTCCCGCGGGGCCTCGCGTTCGACATCGAGGGCCTGACCAACGAGGGCTCCAGGATCGCCGTTCGTGCCTGCGCCGCCGCCGTGACGGCCAACGGCCGCAACTTCGACAACGCGTTCCACTTCCTCTTCGAGATCGCCGACAACAAGATAGTGGCGGCTTGGGAGTACGGCGATACCCTGCATGCCGAACGAGTCTTCCGCGGATGA